One segment of Alnus glutinosa chromosome 2, dhAlnGlut1.1, whole genome shotgun sequence DNA contains the following:
- the LOC133861595 gene encoding protein DETOXIFICATION 41 has product MGSAEYQTLLLGLDSHSRIPDLSSVAVEEFLEHRPVAIRWWPRLVGWESRLLWILSGASIIVSIFNYMLSFVTLMFTGHLGALELAGASVASVGIQGLAYGIMLGMASAVQTVCGQAYGAKKYAAMGIICQRAIILHLGAAVLLTFLYWYSGPILVAIGQSASIAEQGQIFARGLIPQIYAFAISCPMQRFLQAQNIVNPLAYMSVGVFLLHTLLTWLVVYVLDYGLWGAALTLSFSWWLLVIVNGLYILLSPYCKETWTGFSMKAFRGIWPYFKLTVASAVMLCLEIWYNQGLVLISGLLPDPTISLDSISICMNYLNWDMQFMLGLAAAASVRVSNELGAGHPSVAKFSVLVVNGTSILISIVFSAIVLIFRVGLSQLFTSDTEVIEAVSALTPLLAISVFLNGIQPILSGVAIGSGWQGVVAYVNLATYYVIGLPIGCVLGFKTSLGVAGIWWGMIIGVILQTATLIILTVRTNWNTEVERAAERLKKSAEEDNLDLVADI; this is encoded by the exons ATGGGCTCTGCAGAGTACCAGACGCTGCTACTCGGCCTTGACTCACATTCCCGGATTCCCGACTTATCGTCCGTCGCAGTTGAAGAGTTCTTGGAACACCGGCCAGTGGCGATCCGATGGTGGCCGCGATTAGTCGGGTGGGAGTCGAGGCTCCTCTGGATTCTATCTGGGGCATCCATTATTGTTTCCATCTTCAATTACATGCTAAGCTTTGTCACCCTCATGTTCACTGGCCATTTGGGAGCGCTGGAGCTTGCTGGGGCCTCAGTAGCCAGCGTTGGAATTCAGGGTCTTGCTTATGGCATTATG TTGGGCATGGCCAGTGCTGTTCAAACGGTGTGTGGACAAGCGTATGGGGCAAAAAAGTACGCGGCAATGGGCATCATATGCCAAAGAGCAATCATTTTGCACCTGGGAGCAGCAGTCCTCCTTACCTTCCTCTACTGGTACTCTGGCCCAATCCTCGTAGCCATTGGGCAGTCAGCGAGCATAGCCGAGCAAGGCCAGATTTTTGCGCGCGGTTTGATACCCCAGATTTATGCATTTGCAATAAGCTGCCCAATGCAGAGGTTCCTGCAAGCACAGAACATTGTAAATCCTCTGGCATACATGTCTGTGGGAGTGTTCCTGCTGCACACTCTGCTCACATGGTTGGTAGTCTATGTTTTGGACTACGGCCTTTGGGGGGCTGCTCTCACACTGAGCTTCTCTTGGTGGCTTCTTGTCATTGTCAATGGGCTTTACATTCTTTTAAGCCCCTATTGCAAGGAAACATGGACTGGTTTCTCCATGAAAGCCTTCAGAGGAATTTGGCCTTATTTCAAGCTCACTGTAGCTTCTGCTGTCATGTTGTG tttggaGATATGGTACAACCAAGGATTAGTACTCATATCAGGGCTCCTGCCTGACCCTACAATCTCATTGGACTCCATTTCTATTTG CATGAATTACTTGAACTGGGACATGCAATTTATGTTGGGGCTGGCTGCTGCAGCCAGTGTTCGAGTGAGTAATGAGCTTGGGGCAGGGCATCCGAGTGTTGCAAAATTTTCAGTATTGGTGGTGAATGGAACCAGCATCCTGATTAGCATAGTTTTCAGTGCAATTGTTCTGATTTTCCGCGTTGGATTGAGCCAACTCTTTACATCTGACACTGAGGTTATTGAGGCAGTGTCAGCTTTGACTCCATTGCTTGCCATTTCTGTTTTCTTGAATGGCATTCAACCTATACTCTCAG GTGTGGCAATTGGGAGTGGATGGCAAGGTGTGGTGGCTTATGTTAACCTGGCCACTTACTATGTTATTGGTCTTCCAATTGGGTGTGTTCTTGGCTTCAAAACCAGTCTAGGAGTGGCA GGGATTTGGTGGGGAATGATCATTGGAGTTATTTTGCAAACGGCAACTCTAATCATTCTTACGGTCAGAACAAATTGGAATACTGAG GTTGAAAGAGCAGCTGAAAGGTTGAAGAAATCTGCAGAGGAAGATAATTTAGACTTGGTGGCAGACATTTAA
- the LOC133861596 gene encoding pentatricopeptide repeat-containing protein At3g59040, which translates to MPQTLFLKPFISSAPLLNNWRKSSLNVNSLDANVKMRGRVSVVSMGMLAPRKLLQKRKKAEVFRDAADEADQKNWRRLMTEIEETGSAVLVLKRERAGKLAISRDVVIGTLVRLKQLKKWNLVSEILEWLRTQGWWEFSEMDFLMLITAYGKNGNFNGAERVLGLMSKKGYAPSVISQTALMEAYGRGGRCNNAEAIFRRMQSSGPEPSALTYQIILKTFVEAGKFKEAEEIFETLLNEEKPPLKPDQKMFHMIIYMHKKAGSYDKARKIFAVMAEQGVQQSTVTYNSLMSFETNYKEVSKIYDKMQRAGLRPDVVSYALLINAYGKARREEEALAVFEEMLDAGVRPSRKAYNILLDAFAISGMVEQARTVFKSMRRDRFTPDLCSYTTMLSAYVNASDMEGAEKFFRRLKQDGYEPNVVTYGALIKGYAKTNNLEKMMEKYEEMQACGVKANQTVLTSIMDAYGKNRDFGSAVVWYKEMESCGFSPDQKAKNILLSLAKTAEEQEEADQLARNLDQSGNEQRANRVSRFIDEDYEDDNEDVYDDDAEEAINGDHRNSLEDLHTLHSLHL; encoded by the exons ATGCCTCAAACGCTGTTTCTCAAGCCCTTCATTTCTTCAGCTCCTCTTCTTAATAATTGGAG GAAATCAAGTTTAAATGTGAATTCTTTGGACGCCAATGTTAAGATGCGGGGAAGAGTTTCGGTGGTTAGCATGGGAATGTTGGCGCCGAGGAAGTTGTTGCAGAAGCGGAAGAAAGCGGAGGTTTTCCGGGACGCCGCCGACGAAGCGGACCAGAAGAATTGGAGGAGACTGATGACTGAAATTGAGGAGACGGGCTCTGCGGTTTTGGTGCTGAAACGTGAGAGGGCTGGAAAGCTGGCCATTTCTAGAGACGTGGTGATTGGGACCTTGGTCAGATTAAAGCAGCTAAAGAAATGGAACCTTGTTAGTGAG ATCCTTGAATGGCTCAGGACTCAGGGCTGGTGGGAATTCAGTGAAATGGACTTCCTCATGCTTATTACGGCTTATGGAAAGAATGGGAACTTCAACGGGGCAGAGAGAGTTTTGGGCTTGATGAGTAAGAAAGGGTATGCACCGAGTGTGATTTCCCAGACTGCTCTTATGGAAGCGTATGGAAGAGGAGGCAGATGCAATAATGCAGAAGCAATATTTCGAAGGATGCAGTCTTCAGGCCCTGAACCTTCAGCTTTGACATATCAAATAATACTGAAGACATTTGTTGAG GCAGGTAAGTTCAAGGAAGCTGAAGAAATTTTTGAGACCCTTTTGAATGAAGAAAAACCACCTTTGAAGCCAGACCAAAAGATGTTTCACATGATAATTTATATGCATAAGAAGGCTGGGAGTTATGATAAAGCTCGAAAAATATTTGCAGTGATGGCTGAGCAAGGAGTTCAGCAATCGACAGTTACTTATAATAGCTTAATGTCATTCGAGACAAATTACAAAGAAGTTTCAAAGATCTATGACAAG ATGCAAAGAGCTGGTCTTCGACCTGATGTTGTCAGCTATGCCTTACTTATTAATGCTTATGGGAAAGCAAGAAGGGAGGAAGAAGCACTAGCCGTTTTTGAGGAGATGCTTGATGCTGGTGTCAG ACCAAGCCGCAAAGCTTATAACATTCTGCTTGATGCATTTGCTATCTCTGGGATGGTGGAGCAAGCTCGCACCGTGTTTAAGAGTATGAGAAGGGACAG ATTTACCCCAGATCTTTGCTCTTATACGACTATGTTATCTGCTTATGTCAATGCTTCTGACATGGAGGGTGCTGAAAAATTCTTCAGAAGACTAAAGCAAGATGGATATGAACCCAATGTTGTGACTTATGGGGCATTGATCAAAGGGTATGCAAAGACAAATAATCTTGAGAAGATGATGGAGAAATATGAGGAAATGCAGGCATGCGGTGTCAAAGCAAATCAAACTGTCTTAACCTCGATCATGGATGCATATGGCAAGAACAGGGATTTTGGCAGTGCTGTTGTTTGGTACAAAGAAATGGAATCTTGTGGGTTTTCTCCTGATCAGAAAGCAAAgaatattcttttgtctttggCTAAAACAGCAGAAGAACAAGAGGAAGCTGACCAACTTGCAAGAAATTTGGATCAATCTGGCAACGAACAAAGAGCAAACAGGGTTTCCAGGTTTATCGATGAGGATTACGAGGACGATAATGAGGATGTATATGATGATGACGCAGAAGAGGCTATCAATGGTGATCATAGAAACAGTTTAGAAGATCTACATACTTTACACTCTTTGCATTTGTGA